In a genomic window of Mucilaginibacter sp. KACC 22063:
- a CDS encoding START-like domain-containing protein: MSEKKKFHIEYEIKSSPRILYSFISEPNGLMQWFADNVSVRDQLYTFTWDDEQQKARLLVNKENKCVRFHWLEDDPQCYFEMEIVQDELTNDVALAITDFAAEENIPDRRLIWDNQIEYLISVLGA; this comes from the coding sequence ATGTCCGAAAAAAAGAAATTTCATATTGAATATGAAATAAAATCCTCTCCCCGTATTTTGTATAGCTTTATAAGTGAGCCTAATGGTTTAATGCAATGGTTTGCCGACAATGTTAGCGTACGCGACCAGCTTTACACCTTTACCTGGGATGATGAACAGCAAAAAGCCAGGCTGCTGGTTAACAAGGAGAATAAATGTGTACGTTTTCATTGGTTAGAAGATGATCCGCAATGTTATTTCGAAATGGAAATTGTACAGGACGAACTTACCAATGATGTGGCTTTGGCCATTACCGATTTTGCTGCTGAAGAAAATATACCCGACCGCAGGCTGATCTGGGATAACCAGATCGAATACCTAATTAGCGTACTTGGTGCCTGA
- a CDS encoding LptF/LptG family permease, translating into MKKIHLLILKSFIRPFIVTFFIVMFVLLMLFLFKYIDDLIGKGFEWYIILELMMYASATNVAMALPLSVLLSSIMTYGTLGENYELVAIKSAGISLRRAMYPMVIVVTGLAISAFIFSDYMLPVANLKYYSLLWDARQQKAAFLIKEGVFNNSFPGYSIRVKKKDPDGQTLHDVMIYERNAAQNNNNVMFAKEGLMYRTPNDAYLVLILKNGIRYVEEPGETGNTRQRFTRQRFKETEQKFDMSGFKMKRTSESEFKGAFQMMNLKQLRFYRDSVSRQIDTGLRSNFKLLAPYYKFFNFPHKSPAGLKYVTTDSPSFTKGDRMTKITIVNNASSEARSIKDMLKARTDRYEAVSKDMRKSIIEFQKKFTLSAACLVLFLIGAPLGAIIRKGGLGLPVVVAVIFFLIYYIIATIGEKSVKEGHVAPLVGMWIAIAVLTPIGIFLSYKAATDSVLFDMDAYKKFFQRFIKRKAV; encoded by the coding sequence GTGAAAAAGATACACCTTTTAATACTGAAGTCCTTCATCCGGCCTTTTATCGTTACCTTTTTCATTGTAATGTTTGTGTTGTTGATGCTGTTTTTATTCAAATACATCGACGACCTGATCGGGAAAGGATTTGAGTGGTATATCATTCTGGAATTAATGATGTATGCTTCGGCTACCAACGTAGCGATGGCATTGCCGCTCTCTGTGCTTTTGTCATCCATCATGACGTATGGTACCCTGGGCGAGAATTACGAACTTGTTGCTATTAAATCTGCCGGTATATCTTTGCGCCGCGCCATGTATCCAATGGTAATTGTAGTTACCGGGCTGGCCATATCAGCATTTATATTTTCAGATTATATGCTGCCGGTGGCTAATCTCAAATATTATTCGCTACTGTGGGATGCACGCCAGCAAAAAGCGGCATTCCTGATCAAAGAGGGGGTGTTTAATAATAGCTTTCCGGGATACTCTATCCGTGTGAAAAAGAAGGATCCGGATGGGCAAACCCTGCATGATGTGATGATCTATGAGCGTAATGCAGCTCAAAACAATAACAATGTGATGTTTGCTAAAGAGGGGTTAATGTACCGTACCCCTAACGATGCTTACCTGGTATTGATACTTAAAAACGGTATAAGGTATGTAGAAGAACCGGGCGAAACAGGCAATACCCGTCAGCGTTTTACCCGGCAGCGTTTTAAAGAGACGGAACAAAAGTTTGATATGTCGGGCTTTAAAATGAAGCGGACGAGCGAAAGCGAGTTTAAGGGCGCATTTCAAATGATGAATTTAAAGCAGCTACGCTTTTACAGGGATTCGGTTTCGCGGCAGATTGATACAGGCTTACGTTCGAATTTTAAACTTCTGGCGCCTTACTATAAGTTTTTTAATTTTCCGCATAAATCTCCGGCCGGCTTAAAATACGTCACTACAGATTCCCCTTCTTTTACCAAAGGCGACCGTATGACCAAAATTACTATCGTTAATAACGCCAGCAGCGAAGCAAGATCAATAAAGGACATGCTTAAAGCACGTACCGATAGGTATGAAGCTGTTTCTAAAGACATGCGGAAATCGATTATCGAATTTCAGAAAAAATTTACCTTGTCTGCTGCCTGCCTGGTTTTGTTCTTGATAGGGGCGCCATTAGGGGCTATCATCCGTAAAGGCGGTCTCGGGCTGCCTGTAGTAGTGGCTGTAATCTTCTTCCTTATTTATTACATTATTGCCACCATTGGCGAAAAATCTGTTAAAGAAGGGCACGTTGCGCCGCTTGTGGGCATGTGGATAGCCATTGCAGTGTTAACGCCTATCGGTATTTTCCTTTCTTATAAAGCAGCTACAGATTCTGTTTTATTTGATATGGATGCTTATAAGAAATTTTTTCAACGCTTCATTAAACGCAAAGCCGTTTAG
- a CDS encoding bifunctional 3,4-dihydroxy-2-butanone-4-phosphate synthase/GTP cyclohydrolase II yields MLNTIPEAIEAIKAGKTIIVVDDEDRENEGDFLTAARNATPETINFMVKHGRGLVCAPVTVQRAKELQLDPMVGRNTASHETNFTVSIDLLGQGCTTGISASDRSKTTLALIDAATKPEDLGRPGHIFPLIAKDGGVLRRAGHTEAAVDLSVLAGFEPAGVICEIMDEEGEMARLPQLLEIAKRFDLKIVSIKDLIEYRLATETMIRKEVAVKMPTEWGEFDMIAYTQTDTGENHLALIKGTWEPDEPILVRVHSSCVTGDIFGSCRCDCGPQLHKAMQIIQQEGKGVILYMNQEGRGIGLVNKLKAYQLQENGFDTVDANLQLGFKMDQRDYGIGAQILRDLGISKMRLMSNNPKKRAGLVGYGLEVVENVPIEIDPNPHNESYLKTKRDKMNHSILLNH; encoded by the coding sequence ATGCTTAACACTATTCCCGAAGCTATTGAGGCTATTAAAGCCGGAAAAACAATAATTGTAGTTGATGATGAAGACCGTGAGAACGAAGGCGACTTTTTAACGGCCGCCCGTAACGCCACACCCGAAACCATTAACTTTATGGTAAAACATGGCCGCGGCCTTGTGTGCGCACCTGTAACGGTTCAACGTGCTAAAGAGCTTCAGCTCGACCCAATGGTTGGCCGTAACACGGCTTCGCATGAAACTAATTTTACGGTATCCATAGATCTTTTAGGGCAGGGTTGTACTACAGGTATCTCGGCTTCAGACCGTTCAAAAACAACATTAGCCTTAATTGATGCTGCTACAAAGCCCGAAGATTTGGGCAGGCCAGGGCATATTTTCCCGCTTATTGCTAAAGATGGCGGGGTACTGCGCCGTGCTGGCCATACCGAAGCTGCCGTTGACCTTTCTGTGCTTGCAGGATTTGAGCCTGCCGGTGTGATCTGTGAAATCATGGACGAGGAAGGCGAAATGGCGCGTTTACCTCAGTTATTGGAAATAGCCAAAAGATTTGATCTTAAAATCGTTTCGATAAAAGACCTGATCGAGTACCGTTTGGCTACAGAAACCATGATCCGTAAGGAAGTGGCTGTTAAAATGCCTACCGAATGGGGTGAATTTGACATGATCGCTTACACACAGACTGATACCGGCGAAAATCACCTTGCCCTAATTAAAGGTACATGGGAGCCAGATGAGCCAATTTTAGTGCGTGTGCACAGCTCATGCGTTACCGGAGATATATTTGGTTCCTGCCGTTGCGATTGCGGACCTCAGTTGCACAAGGCAATGCAGATCATTCAGCAGGAAGGCAAAGGCGTAATTCTATATATGAACCAGGAAGGCCGTGGTATTGGCCTTGTTAATAAACTTAAAGCATACCAGCTACAGGAAAACGGTTTTGATACCGTTGACGCTAATCTACAGCTGGGCTTTAAAATGGATCAGCGTGATTATGGCATCGGCGCTCAGATATTACGTGATTTAGGCATCTCTAAAATGCGATTGATGAGCAATAATCCTAAAAAACGTGCAGGCCTGGTAGGTTACGGGCTTGAGGTGGTTGAAAATGTGCCGATTGAAATTGATCCTAATCCTCACAATGAAAGTTATTTGAAGACCAAGCGCGATAAAATGAATCATTCCATCCTGCTTAATCATTAA